One Agrococcus jenensis genomic region harbors:
- a CDS encoding protealysin inhibitor emfourin, producing the protein MGIAAWIGATAASASRRAERTIHRLARPAAFALAPVLLRQGKALQSELVWLPEPQGTRSGVVGEGDGDPLRLLAIGDSTATGVGAEQLDETLAVQTARRLAGRRGQRVEWRIEGLEGSNAAQVLERHLPAVDDGPWDVVLLLVGANDALQLVRRGAFQRSVRAIVAGLERHVAPGGVIGLAGAPQIDTFEWLPQPIRALIGGHARSLDDALQRVAADVPRTIHLPTPAILEPSLHAADGFHPSAAGYFVWSSLIAPVIDDAIAAPRVRHGIVPPFLLERIAAAPTAAAAVAERTLRLDGGIRVERGVRAERAATARPAGAQQRPTLVPDEAAPDRTVSDAKGTTTLPGTAVRGEGDAPTGDAAADDAFDGLGLAWGMLHDAFGRDSLDDAGMPLLATVHYGTRYDNAFWDGERMVFGDGDGVVFAGFTQAVDVIGHELGHGVISSTADLVYRDQPGALNESIADVLGALVKQHALGQTADEADWLIGAGVFTEQVQGVALRSMAEPGTAYDDPVLGKDPQPGHMRDFVVTTDDLGGVHINSGIPNKAFHLAATAIGGHAWEAPGRIWMDALTGGLSATADFAAFATATVDAAIARFGDDAAETRAVRDAWAAVGVGEAPADEASPEEAIRVARTGGMLGRTRAAVLELEVIPGDDRDHLDTLVASGRLAELDGQALPDAPTWRVTVETRCDVTVAEPLLPDEVLSLFRRLLELGDAPER; encoded by the coding sequence ATGGGCATCGCAGCATGGATCGGGGCGACCGCGGCCTCGGCGTCGAGGCGCGCCGAGCGCACCATCCACCGACTCGCGCGCCCGGCGGCCTTCGCACTCGCGCCCGTGCTGCTGCGGCAGGGCAAGGCGCTGCAGTCGGAGCTCGTCTGGCTGCCGGAGCCGCAGGGCACGCGCTCGGGCGTCGTCGGCGAGGGCGACGGCGACCCGCTGCGGCTGCTCGCGATCGGCGACTCCACGGCGACGGGCGTGGGCGCCGAGCAGCTCGACGAGACGCTCGCGGTGCAGACGGCTCGCCGCCTCGCCGGCCGCCGCGGGCAGCGCGTCGAGTGGCGCATCGAGGGCCTCGAGGGCTCGAACGCCGCGCAGGTGCTCGAGCGGCACCTGCCCGCGGTCGACGACGGCCCCTGGGATGTCGTGCTGCTGCTCGTCGGCGCGAACGACGCGCTGCAGCTCGTGCGACGCGGCGCGTTCCAGCGCAGCGTGCGCGCCATCGTCGCCGGGCTCGAGCGGCACGTCGCCCCCGGCGGCGTCATCGGGCTCGCCGGCGCGCCGCAGATCGACACGTTCGAGTGGCTGCCGCAGCCCATCCGCGCGCTGATCGGCGGCCACGCCCGCAGCCTCGACGACGCCCTGCAGCGCGTGGCCGCCGACGTGCCGCGCACGATCCACCTCCCGACGCCGGCCATCCTCGAGCCCTCGCTGCACGCAGCCGACGGCTTCCACCCGTCCGCCGCCGGCTACTTCGTCTGGTCGAGCCTCATCGCGCCGGTCATCGACGACGCGATCGCCGCACCGCGCGTGCGGCACGGCATCGTGCCGCCATTCCTGCTCGAGCGGATCGCTGCGGCGCCGACAGCCGCGGCCGCGGTCGCCGAGCGCACCCTGCGGCTCGACGGCGGCATCCGCGTCGAGCGAGGCGTCCGCGCCGAGCGCGCTGCGACGGCGCGCCCGGCCGGAGCCCAGCAGCGCCCGACGCTCGTGCCCGACGAGGCGGCGCCCGACCGCACGGTGAGCGACGCGAAGGGCACGACCACGCTGCCGGGCACGGCCGTGCGCGGCGAGGGCGACGCGCCGACCGGCGATGCTGCGGCCGACGACGCCTTCGACGGGCTGGGGCTCGCCTGGGGGATGCTGCACGACGCGTTCGGCCGCGACTCGCTCGACGACGCCGGCATGCCGCTGCTCGCGACCGTGCACTACGGCACCCGCTACGACAACGCGTTCTGGGACGGTGAGCGGATGGTCTTCGGGGACGGCGACGGAGTGGTGTTCGCGGGCTTCACGCAGGCGGTCGACGTCATCGGTCACGAGCTGGGCCACGGGGTGATCTCGTCGACCGCCGACCTCGTCTACCGCGACCAGCCCGGCGCGCTCAACGAGTCGATCGCCGACGTGCTCGGCGCGCTCGTGAAGCAGCACGCGCTCGGCCAGACGGCCGACGAGGCGGACTGGCTCATCGGCGCCGGCGTCTTCACCGAGCAGGTGCAGGGCGTCGCGCTCCGCTCGATGGCCGAGCCCGGCACCGCCTACGACGACCCGGTGCTCGGCAAGGACCCGCAGCCTGGCCACATGCGCGACTTCGTCGTGACGACCGACGACCTCGGCGGCGTCCACATCAACTCCGGCATCCCCAACAAGGCGTTCCACCTCGCGGCGACCGCGATCGGCGGGCACGCGTGGGAGGCGCCGGGCCGCATCTGGATGGACGCGCTCACCGGCGGCCTCTCGGCGACGGCCGACTTCGCCGCCTTCGCGACGGCGACCGTCGACGCGGCCATCGCCCGCTTCGGCGACGACGCGGCCGAGACGCGCGCGGTCCGCGACGCGTGGGCCGCCGTGGGCGTGGGCGAGGCGCCGGCCGACGAGGCATCGCCCGAGGAGGCCATCCGGGTCGCGCGCACCGGTGGCATGCTCGGGCGCACGCGCGCGGCGGTGCTCGAGCTCGAGGTGATCCCCGGCGACGACCGCGACCACCTCGACACGCTCGTCGCCTCCGGACGGCTCGCCGAGCTCGACGGCCAGGCGCTGCCGGATGCGCCGACCTGGCGCGTGACCGTCGAGACGCGCTGCGACGTGACGGTCGCCGAGCCGCTGCTGCCCGACGAGGTGCTGTCGCTCTTCCGCCGGCTGCTCGAGCTGGGCGACGCGCCCGAGCGCTGA
- a CDS encoding thiamine pyrophosphate-binding protein yields the protein MPDAPVSVSAAIAAELELHAADVFALMGNGNAWFLDAVVRRGAMTLTAVRHEAATIAAADAYHRASGRLAVASVTYGPGYTNAITPLAEAALARIPLVVVVGDRPTGGARPFDVDQAGIATAVGAPTIVVRRGDARAAARRAVETALAERRPVVLAIPYDLSHADIEGDGEAATEHASVTPFVALDGEQLAGVAERLVGARRPLLLAGRGAHLAGAEDALRELAARLGARTASSALGSGIFADASRHLGICGGFASERAAEAIEHADAVLVVGASLNAFQTRFGDAFAPGAHVMQVDVLDAPSNPRVDELVRGDARLVAQALVALIGAGETGDERGADAAAAGDAGWSEAGFAEVAGIGAEREAGDELAADGRLDPRSLFHALERVLPEDRVIVQDGGHFIGWAPTHLSVADPERLLMVGTAFQTIGLGLPSAVGAGAARPESTIVLVTGDGGALMGLADLDSVVRTVRRGIVVVCNDAAYGAEVHQYAVRGVAEEPMLIEQVDFAALGRALGAEAAVIERLEDLAQLEAWLATGAEGVFVADCRISQQVVAPYIIEVREAAMRAATR from the coding sequence ATGCCTGACGCCCCCGTCTCCGTCTCCGCCGCGATCGCGGCGGAGCTCGAGCTGCACGCCGCCGATGTCTTCGCCCTCATGGGCAACGGCAACGCGTGGTTCCTCGACGCCGTCGTGCGCCGAGGGGCCATGACGCTCACCGCGGTGCGGCACGAGGCCGCGACGATCGCTGCGGCCGACGCGTATCACCGCGCGAGCGGCAGGCTCGCGGTCGCCTCGGTCACCTACGGCCCCGGCTACACGAACGCCATCACGCCGCTCGCCGAGGCGGCGCTCGCCCGCATCCCGCTCGTCGTGGTGGTCGGGGACCGGCCGACCGGCGGCGCGCGGCCGTTCGACGTCGACCAGGCCGGCATCGCGACAGCGGTCGGCGCGCCCACGATCGTCGTGAGACGCGGCGACGCGCGGGCGGCCGCCCGGCGGGCCGTCGAGACGGCGCTCGCCGAGCGGCGCCCCGTCGTGCTGGCGATCCCGTACGACCTGAGCCACGCCGACATCGAGGGCGACGGCGAGGCGGCGACGGAGCACGCGTCGGTGACGCCGTTCGTCGCGCTCGACGGCGAGCAGCTCGCCGGCGTCGCCGAGCGGCTCGTCGGCGCGCGGCGCCCGCTGCTGCTCGCCGGCCGCGGCGCCCACCTCGCCGGCGCCGAGGACGCGCTGCGCGAGCTCGCCGCGCGGCTGGGCGCCCGCACGGCATCGAGCGCGCTCGGCAGCGGCATCTTCGCTGACGCATCCCGCCACCTCGGCATCTGCGGCGGCTTCGCCTCGGAGCGTGCCGCCGAGGCGATCGAGCACGCCGACGCGGTGCTCGTCGTCGGCGCGAGCCTCAACGCCTTCCAGACGCGCTTCGGCGACGCCTTCGCCCCCGGCGCCCACGTGATGCAGGTCGACGTCCTCGACGCGCCGTCGAACCCCCGCGTCGACGAGCTCGTGCGCGGCGACGCCCGCCTCGTGGCGCAGGCGCTGGTCGCGCTCATCGGCGCGGGGGAGACCGGCGACGAGCGCGGAGCCGATGCCGCTGCCGCGGGCGACGCCGGCTGGAGCGAGGCGGGCTTCGCCGAGGTCGCCGGCATCGGCGCCGAGCGCGAGGCCGGCGACGAGCTCGCCGCCGACGGCCGCCTCGACCCGCGCAGTCTGTTCCACGCGCTCGAGCGGGTGCTGCCCGAGGACCGCGTGATCGTGCAGGACGGCGGCCACTTCATCGGCTGGGCGCCGACGCACCTCTCGGTCGCCGACCCCGAGCGGCTGCTCATGGTCGGCACCGCGTTCCAGACGATCGGGCTGGGGCTGCCGAGCGCCGTCGGTGCGGGTGCCGCGCGGCCGGAGTCGACCATCGTGCTCGTGACCGGCGACGGCGGCGCCCTCATGGGGCTCGCCGACCTCGACTCGGTCGTGCGCACGGTGCGGCGCGGCATCGTGGTCGTCTGCAACGACGCCGCCTACGGCGCCGAGGTGCACCAGTACGCCGTGCGCGGCGTCGCCGAGGAGCCGATGCTCATCGAGCAGGTCGACTTCGCCGCGCTCGGCCGCGCGCTCGGCGCGGAGGCGGCGGTCATCGAGCGGCTCGAGGACCTCGCGCAGCTCGAGGCGTGGCTCGCGACCGGCGCCGAGGGCGTCTTCGTCGCCGACTGCAGGATCAGCCAGCAGGTCGTCGCCCCCTACATCATCGAGGTGCGCGAGGCGGCGATGCGGGCAGCCACCCGCTGA
- a CDS encoding DUF1905 domain-containing protein has product MELDFSAVAIEWRGPAPFVFVPVPPDESELIQDSASELTYGWGVIPVEATIGTTTFTTSLFPRDGGYLLPLKVAVQRAEGIGVGDAMDVRMRLGR; this is encoded by the coding sequence ATGGAGCTCGACTTCTCGGCCGTCGCAATCGAGTGGCGCGGTCCCGCGCCCTTCGTCTTCGTGCCGGTGCCGCCGGACGAGTCCGAGCTCATCCAAGACAGCGCGAGCGAGCTCACCTACGGGTGGGGCGTCATCCCGGTGGAGGCCACCATCGGCACCACGACGTTCACGACCTCGCTCTTCCCCCGCGACGGCGGCTACCTGCTGCCGCTCAAGGTCGCGGTGCAGCGCGCGGAGGGCATCGGTGTCGGCGACGCCATGGACGTGCGGATGCGGCTCGGCCGCTGA
- a CDS encoding DsbA family protein: protein MQKQAVISIATVVGALLLIVAVALAVVRPWERPEPVAEAASVPVLDESTHILEDAGEGAPVLVEFLDYECPSCGQFHPIVEDLRERYAGEVTFAVRYFPLAMHPNAVPAALAAEAAAQQGSFEAMHTMLFDRQQEWAGTDGAAAALRGYAEELGLDLDAYDAAIADPATLERVQLDADAAAALGAPSTPTFFVDGEMLELQRYEDVEAALQAALEG, encoded by the coding sequence ATGCAGAAGCAGGCCGTCATCAGCATCGCGACCGTCGTCGGCGCGCTCCTCCTCATCGTCGCGGTCGCCCTCGCGGTCGTGCGTCCGTGGGAGCGCCCCGAGCCCGTTGCGGAGGCCGCGAGCGTGCCGGTGCTCGACGAGAGCACGCACATCCTCGAGGACGCGGGGGAGGGTGCGCCCGTGCTGGTCGAGTTCCTCGACTACGAGTGCCCGTCCTGCGGGCAGTTCCACCCGATCGTCGAGGACCTGCGCGAGCGCTACGCCGGCGAGGTCACCTTCGCGGTGCGGTACTTCCCGCTCGCGATGCACCCGAACGCCGTGCCCGCGGCCCTCGCCGCGGAGGCGGCCGCGCAGCAGGGATCGTTCGAGGCCATGCACACGATGCTCTTCGACCGGCAGCAGGAGTGGGCGGGCACCGACGGCGCCGCTGCCGCGCTCCGCGGCTACGCCGAGGAGCTCGGCCTCGACCTCGACGCGTACGACGCCGCGATCGCCGATCCCGCGACCCTCGAGCGCGTCCAGCTCGACGCGGACGCCGCCGCGGCGCTCGGCGCGCCCTCGACGCCGACGTTCTTCGTGGACGGCGAGATGCTCGAGCTGCAGCGCTACGAGGACGTCGAGGCGGCCCTGCAGGCGGCGCTCGAGGGGTAG
- a CDS encoding thioesterase family protein — MTAYLTALGGDRYLPSEHAGGAWQPGELHFAPLGGLLTHAIERHRASSGGAPLVLSRIAFDILGFLALDEIAVRVQTRRPGRTIELTEATASIAGRDVAVARAWHSVVGDTGAVEGGSAAPLPSPELARPAAFDPAWGGGFVRSLDLRQSGDAVPGRSTAWVSSPLELLDGEAASPLARWLGLVDVVNGVAVRATPDAWMFPNLDLTVHLLRQPEGRWVGLDTTVAFGPSGQGITGAALHDERGHVGHAMQTLTVRPSPRA, encoded by the coding sequence ATGACCGCCTACCTCACCGCCCTCGGCGGCGACCGCTACCTGCCGAGCGAGCACGCGGGCGGCGCGTGGCAGCCGGGCGAGCTGCACTTCGCGCCGCTCGGTGGGCTGCTGACGCACGCGATCGAGCGGCATCGCGCCTCCTCGGGCGGAGCGCCGCTCGTGCTGAGCCGCATCGCGTTCGACATCCTCGGCTTCCTCGCGCTCGACGAGATCGCGGTGCGCGTCCAGACCCGCCGGCCAGGACGCACGATCGAGCTCACCGAGGCCACCGCATCCATCGCAGGCCGCGACGTGGCGGTCGCGCGCGCCTGGCACAGCGTCGTCGGCGACACCGGCGCGGTCGAGGGCGGGTCGGCTGCGCCGCTGCCGTCGCCGGAGCTGGCGCGTCCTGCCGCGTTCGATCCCGCCTGGGGCGGCGGGTTCGTGCGGTCGCTCGACCTGCGCCAGTCGGGCGACGCGGTGCCGGGCAGGAGCACCGCGTGGGTGTCGAGCCCGCTCGAGCTCCTCGACGGCGAGGCGGCGAGCCCGCTCGCCCGCTGGCTCGGCCTCGTCGACGTGGTCAACGGCGTCGCCGTGCGCGCGACCCCGGATGCGTGGATGTTCCCCAACCTCGACCTCACCGTGCACCTGCTGCGGCAGCCGGAGGGCCGCTGGGTGGGCCTCGACACCACCGTCGCCTTCGGACCGAGCGGCCAGGGCATCACCGGCGCCGCGCTGCACGACGAGCGCGGGCACGTCGGCCACGCGATGCAGACGCTCACCGTGCGACCCAGCCCGCGCGCCTGA
- a CDS encoding DUF2255 family protein produces MSAPWDPDHLAAIAAADELRIASRRSDGTLSPPVTIWSVALHGVVVVRSAYGADNGWYRRALRRGRGRISAGGVDHDAVFQPGDHFDQELVDAEYRRKYARFPDAVLRTVVGERAHELSLIVTPG; encoded by the coding sequence ATGAGCGCGCCCTGGGACCCCGACCACCTCGCGGCGATCGCCGCGGCCGACGAGCTCCGCATCGCCTCCCGCCGCTCGGACGGCACGCTGAGCCCGCCTGTCACGATCTGGTCGGTCGCGCTCCACGGCGTGGTGGTGGTGCGCTCGGCCTACGGCGCCGACAACGGCTGGTACCGGCGGGCGCTGCGGCGAGGGCGCGGTCGGATCAGCGCGGGCGGCGTCGACCACGATGCCGTGTTCCAGCCCGGCGACCACTTCGACCAGGAGCTCGTCGACGCGGAGTATCGGCGCAAGTACGCCCGGTTCCCCGACGCCGTGCTGCGGACCGTGGTCGGCGAGCGCGCGCACGAGCTGTCGCTCATCGTCACGCCCGGATGA
- a CDS encoding saccharopine dehydrogenase family protein produces MSQERELDLTLFGATGFVGRLVAEHLADAAPGGTRIALAGRSRARLEAVRDGLGPAAADWPLLEADSADPESLRELARRTRVVVSTVGPYQRHGLPLVEACAAAGTDYADLTGEVLFVRELIERWHEPARASGARIVVSCGFDSVPSDLAVHLLHRRATADGAGGLTDTTLRVRRLSGGISGGTIDSMRLQLARARDDASLRRVLADPAALSAGARVAPGQPDVHAPFLDAATGEWDAPFVMAGYNTRLVRRSDALLGGAYGERFRYREVLPTGRGLAGRARATAIAAGMGALVVGMATPGVRSLIDVALPSPGDGPSEERRRAGSFALETTTRTEDGRRVTATVAAQGDPGYAATSVMLGEAGLALAVDGERCSAEGGILTPAVAMGDVLVERLRGQGFTLEVRVA; encoded by the coding sequence ATGAGCCAGGAGCGCGAGCTCGACCTGACCCTCTTCGGCGCGACCGGCTTCGTCGGCCGGCTCGTCGCCGAGCACCTCGCGGACGCGGCACCCGGCGGCACGCGGATCGCGCTCGCCGGTCGCTCACGAGCGCGGCTCGAGGCCGTGCGCGACGGGCTCGGGCCTGCAGCCGCCGACTGGCCGCTGCTCGAGGCCGACAGCGCGGACCCGGAGAGCCTCCGGGAGCTCGCGCGGCGCACGCGCGTCGTCGTCAGCACCGTCGGTCCCTATCAGCGGCACGGGCTGCCGCTCGTCGAGGCGTGCGCGGCCGCCGGCACCGACTACGCCGACCTGACCGGCGAGGTGCTCTTCGTGCGCGAGCTCATCGAGCGCTGGCACGAGCCGGCGCGTGCGAGCGGTGCCCGGATCGTCGTGTCGTGCGGATTCGACTCGGTGCCGTCCGATCTCGCGGTGCACCTGCTCCACCGGCGCGCGACAGCGGACGGCGCGGGCGGCCTCACAGACACGACGCTGCGGGTGCGACGGCTCTCGGGCGGCATCAGCGGCGGCACGATCGACTCGATGCGGCTGCAGCTCGCCCGCGCGCGGGACGACGCCTCGCTCCGCCGGGTGCTCGCGGATCCCGCCGCGCTCAGCGCTGGAGCCCGGGTCGCCCCGGGCCAGCCCGACGTGCACGCGCCGTTCCTCGACGCCGCGACGGGAGAGTGGGATGCGCCGTTCGTGATGGCCGGCTACAACACCCGGCTCGTGCGCCGCTCCGACGCCCTGCTCGGCGGCGCGTACGGCGAGCGCTTCCGCTACCGCGAGGTGCTGCCGACCGGTCGTGGGCTCGCCGGCCGCGCCCGCGCGACGGCGATCGCGGCCGGGATGGGGGCGCTCGTCGTCGGCATGGCGACGCCCGGGGTGCGCAGCCTCATCGACGTGGCGCTGCCGTCGCCGGGCGACGGCCCGTCGGAGGAGCGCCGCCGTGCCGGATCGTTCGCGCTGGAGACGACGACGCGCACCGAGGACGGGCGACGCGTCACCGCCACGGTCGCGGCGCAGGGCGATCCGGGCTACGCCGCCACGTCGGTGATGCTCGGCGAGGCCGGCCTCGCGCTCGCGGTCGACGGCGAGCGATGCAGCGCGGAGGGCGGCATCCTCACCCCGGCCG